The following coding sequences lie in one Desulfonatronum thiodismutans genomic window:
- a CDS encoding ExbD/TolR family protein: MRRRRRYDEQDSAQIDMTSMMDVVFIMLIFFIVTTSFVKEAGIEVNRPTAASAERQERGNIMIAVSESGAIWIDGRQVDVRAVRANVERLRAENPEGAVVIQADEASRTGILVQVMDQVRLAGVHNVAVAASKP; this comes from the coding sequence ATGCGCCGCAGACGACGATACGACGAACAGGATAGCGCCCAGATCGACATGACCTCGATGATGGATGTGGTGTTCATCATGTTGATTTTCTTCATTGTGACCACTTCCTTCGTCAAGGAGGCGGGCATTGAGGTGAACCGGCCCACCGCGGCCAGCGCGGAGCGCCAGGAGCGGGGCAACATCATGATCGCGGTGTCCGAATCCGGCGCGATCTGGATCGACGGGCGTCAGGTGGACGTGCGGGCCGTGCGGGCCAACGTGGAACGGCTGCGGGCCGAAAACCCGGAAGGGGCCGTGGTCATTCAGGCCGACGAGGCCTCGCGCACCGGAATTTTGGTCCAGGTCATGGATCAGGTCCGGCTGGCCGGGGTGCATAACGTGGCCGTTGCCGCGAGCAAGCCATGA
- a CDS encoding energy transducer TonB, translated as MNTPVRFGVSLVLGLLAAVGLFLLMNFLVSRGEAGIEAQRREPLPQFIRMDDQEQIVRRREREKPEPPEEIKPIPRLEAVATPKQPTPQPPAFDLPRFDFPTDLALAGLPLAAPPPAPTGPVAYTQSLTPISQVPPQYPVRARRQGISGWVRLEFVVNPDGSVRDVSVVEAEPREGIFDQEAVRALSRWRFHPQMQDGKAVPAIATITIVFNLEG; from the coding sequence ATGAACACCCCGGTTCGATTCGGCGTTTCCCTGGTCCTCGGCCTGTTGGCCGCGGTGGGGCTGTTCCTGCTGATGAATTTTCTGGTCAGCCGGGGGGAGGCGGGGATCGAGGCTCAGCGCCGCGAACCACTGCCCCAGTTCATCCGCATGGACGACCAGGAACAGATCGTGCGCCGCCGGGAGCGCGAAAAGCCCGAGCCGCCCGAGGAAATCAAACCCATTCCCCGCCTGGAGGCCGTGGCCACGCCCAAACAACCCACGCCCCAGCCCCCGGCCTTCGATCTTCCCCGGTTCGACTTCCCAACGGACCTGGCCCTGGCCGGTCTGCCCCTGGCCGCGCCTCCACCGGCGCCAACAGGACCAGTGGCCTACACCCAGTCCCTGACGCCCATCTCCCAGGTTCCGCCTCAATATCCGGTCCGGGCCAGACGCCAGGGCATTTCCGGCTGGGTGCGCCTGGAATTCGTCGTCAACCCGGACGGCTCGGTCCGCGACGTCTCCGTGGTGGAGGCCGAGCCCAGAGAAGGCATCTTTGACCAGGAAGCCGTCCGCGCCCTGAGCCGCTGGCGCTTTCATCCCCAGATGCAGGACGGCAAGGCCGTCCCGGCCATCGCCACCATTACCATTGTCTTCAATCTGGAGGGATGA
- a CDS encoding MotA/TolQ/ExbB proton channel family protein, with translation MTRFSGTFAAILAALTFLGSFACPPVIAQSSTVGLDAFLEQVRQRAKNEERINQERENEFRADLDAARARIQEARSAMRAEQDRQERLLTAYDANEATLTELEATLREEQGGLGEMFGVVRQSAGDFHAQFLGSLAMVDKPEALEFLGQLSDSRALPSMAELERMWILVLEEMVGSGRVDRFVGEVVLPDGSKLAKDVLRIGAFNSVADGRYLSHVQGRNQFLELPRQPQGGHLRLARELEQASPGETRFFALDPSRGAILAHLVQSPTLIERIKQGREIGLIILGLGLFGLILFVVRFAILIVMDRRIQRQLRSETALPDNPLGRILQVSGTNHSVDPETLEIRLDEAVLKEIPRLERGLRTIKILAAVAPLLGLLGTVVGMIETFQAITLFGTGDPQLMAGGISQALVTTALGLSVAIPLLFLHSLAAAKSRGLVNILEEQGAGLLAEHIQKARGG, from the coding sequence ATGACCCGCTTCTCCGGAACATTCGCCGCCATCCTGGCCGCTCTGACATTTCTGGGCTCGTTTGCTTGTCCACCGGTCATCGCCCAGTCTTCAACCGTCGGCCTGGACGCCTTCCTGGAGCAAGTCCGTCAGCGTGCCAAAAACGAGGAACGGATCAACCAGGAACGGGAAAACGAATTCCGGGCCGACTTGGACGCGGCTCGCGCGAGAATCCAGGAGGCCCGCTCCGCGATGCGCGCGGAACAGGACCGCCAGGAACGCCTGCTTACGGCCTACGACGCCAACGAGGCGACCCTCACGGAACTGGAGGCCACCTTGCGCGAGGAGCAGGGCGGGCTGGGAGAGATGTTCGGCGTGGTGCGCCAAAGCGCCGGGGATTTTCACGCCCAATTTCTCGGCTCCCTGGCCATGGTCGACAAGCCCGAGGCCCTGGAGTTCCTCGGCCAATTGAGCGACAGCCGCGCCCTGCCGAGCATGGCCGAGCTGGAGCGGATGTGGATTCTGGTTCTGGAGGAGATGGTCGGCTCGGGCCGGGTGGACCGCTTTGTCGGCGAGGTTGTCCTGCCGGACGGATCGAAGCTGGCCAAGGACGTGCTCCGGATCGGCGCGTTCAACTCCGTGGCCGATGGGCGGTATCTGTCCCATGTCCAGGGCCGCAACCAATTTCTGGAACTGCCGCGCCAACCCCAGGGCGGACACCTGCGTCTGGCCCGTGAGCTGGAGCAGGCCAGTCCGGGCGAGACGCGCTTCTTCGCCCTGGACCCCTCCCGGGGCGCGATTCTGGCCCATCTGGTCCAATCGCCCACGCTCATTGAACGGATCAAGCAGGGCCGGGAAATCGGGCTGATCATCCTCGGCCTGGGCCTGTTCGGGCTGATCCTCTTCGTGGTCCGTTTCGCGATTCTGATCGTGATGGACCGCCGCATCCAACGCCAACTGCGCTCAGAAACAGCCCTGCCGGACAACCCTCTGGGCCGGATTCTCCAGGTCAGCGGCACCAACCACAGCGTGGACCCGGAAACCCTGGAAATCCGGCTGGACGAGGCCGTGCTCAAGGAAATCCCCCGCCTGGAACGGGGCCTGCGAACCATCAAAATCCTGGCCGCCGTCGCGCCGCTGTTGGGCCTTTTGGGCACGGTGGTGGGGATGATCGAAACCTTCCAGGCCATCACCCTGTTCGGCACCGGCGATCCCCAGCTCATGGCCGGAGGCATCTCCCAGGCCCTGGTGACCACGGCCCTGGGTCTTTCCGTGGCCATCCCCCTGCTCTTCCTGCACAGCCTGGCCGCGGCCAAGAGCCGAGGGCTGGTGAACATTTTGGAGGAGCAGGGCGCGGGGTTGCTGGCCGAACATATTCAAAAGGCGCGGGGAGGGTGA
- a CDS encoding iron hydrogenase small subunit, protein MNKPFELTRRGFLQAAVAVTAVAAMGVGFVREAKAAAMDFIGKRQVGVYEADAKVYKIRKSQDNPMIKKIYAEDGFLSDGPTGKTAYKLLHTRYFDRSADIKELKAKGIKLKI, encoded by the coding sequence ATGAACAAGCCTTTTGAATTAACCCGCCGAGGTTTCTTGCAGGCCGCCGTGGCCGTGACTGCCGTGGCCGCCATGGGCGTGGGTTTTGTCCGCGAAGCCAAGGCCGCTGCCATGGATTTCATCGGAAAGCGTCAGGTCGGGGTCTACGAAGCGGACGCCAAGGTTTACAAGATCCGAAAATCCCAGGACAACCCGATGATCAAGAAGATCTACGCCGAGGACGGTTTCCTCTCTGATGGCCCCACCGGGAAAACGGCCTATAAACTGCTGCACACCCGCTATTTCGACCGCAGCGCGGACATCAAGGAACTGAAAGCCAAGGGCATCAAGCTGAAAATCTAG
- a CDS encoding carboxypeptidase-like regulatory domain-containing protein: MRPKFITLSRHFVVQSAVISSTHMNILRKTIFLFSLFAVSALIPPASLFAHGALLEYTFTPGITVHALYDTGQPMSEARITVFAPDNPSKPWLTGNSDEDGRFSFIPDLALTGTWSIQARLAGHGAMVHIDLDQDEPAQALQPMAPGFNTGQRWLMAASIIWGCIGTALYFTKRRGRHAHP; this comes from the coding sequence GTGCGCCCCAAATTTATTACGCTCTCCAGGCATTTCGTTGTTCAATCTGCCGTTATTTCCTCCACTCACATGAACATCCTGCGCAAAACAATCTTCCTGTTTTCGTTGTTCGCGGTATCCGCCCTCATCCCCCCGGCGTCTCTCTTTGCCCACGGCGCGCTGTTGGAATATACGTTCACGCCGGGCATCACAGTCCATGCCCTGTATGACACAGGCCAACCCATGTCCGAAGCGCGCATAACGGTTTTTGCTCCTGACAATCCGTCAAAGCCCTGGTTGACGGGAAACAGCGACGAGGACGGACGTTTCAGCTTCATCCCCGACCTCGCCTTAACCGGAACCTGGAGCATTCAAGCGCGGCTGGCCGGGCACGGAGCCATGGTCCACATCGACCTTGACCAAGATGAACCAGCGCAAGCGCTACAGCCCATGGCACCAGGATTCAATACGGGGCAACGCTGGTTGATGGCCGCCAGTATCATCTGGGGATGTATCGGCACGGCACTTTATTTCACCAAAAGGAGAGGACGCCATGCCCATCCCTGA
- a CDS encoding CopG family transcriptional regulator has translation MSTNQLEQHDMRRSGVVGISISDAVGMTTKITEILESSHGIIKNVTMFPASKERVMAVIIRATTDELGALTGRLGMVPGVRVKSVLF, from the coding sequence ATGTCCACTAATCAACTGGAGCAGCACGATATGCGCAGGAGCGGTGTCGTGGGCATCTCCATATCCGATGCCGTCGGCATGACGACGAAAATCACGGAGATACTGGAAAGCAGCCACGGCATCATCAAGAACGTGACCATGTTTCCCGCCTCCAAAGAGCGGGTCATGGCCGTGATCATCAGAGCCACCACGGATGAACTGGGCGCATTGACCGGCAGGCTGGGCATGGTGCCCGGGGTCAGGGTCAAATCCGTGTTGTTCTGA
- a CDS encoding [FeFe] hydrogenase, group A has translation MREMELVPMKGPAPKNADPNRFSMVQVDGSKCVQCGTCDDICPTGAIQVKADGSRYVVSPAACINCAQCLTNCPYAAIYEEISYVDEIMAALKDPDTVVVSMPAPAVRYALGEPFGMPAGTYVGGKMHAALRKLGFDLIWDNEFTADLTIMEEGTELINRVAKPNPNYPLPQFTSCCPGWVKFCETFYPEILPHMSTCKSPIAMLGPLAKTYGAQQAKVNPSKMYTVSIMPCVAKKYEGMRVEMAASGFRDIDATITTRELAYIIRQAGIDFANLKDEEPDPVLGQSTGAATIFGTSGGVMEAALRYAYEVLSGDKLKDPEIKAVRASQGIVAAAVDVPNFGEVRVAVVSGLENTKKICEEVKAGKSPYHFIEIMTCPGGCVNGGGQPLDPNLLLVKNSSNLFADYRNRFNLKSV, from the coding sequence ATGCGAGAAATGGAATTGGTCCCCATGAAGGGGCCGGCCCCGAAAAATGCCGACCCGAACAGGTTTTCCATGGTTCAGGTGGACGGGAGCAAGTGTGTCCAGTGCGGGACCTGCGACGACATCTGTCCCACGGGCGCGATCCAGGTCAAGGCCGACGGCAGCCGGTACGTCGTCTCTCCGGCAGCCTGCATCAATTGCGCCCAGTGTCTGACCAACTGTCCCTACGCCGCCATTTACGAAGAGATTTCTTACGTGGACGAAATCATGGCGGCCCTGAAGGATCCGGACACCGTGGTGGTGTCCATGCCCGCTCCGGCCGTGCGGTACGCCCTGGGCGAGCCCTTCGGCATGCCCGCCGGAACCTACGTGGGTGGGAAGATGCATGCGGCTTTGCGCAAGCTGGGGTTTGATCTGATCTGGGACAACGAATTCACCGCCGACCTGACCATCATGGAAGAGGGCACGGAGCTGATCAACCGGGTCGCCAAGCCCAATCCGAACTATCCGCTGCCGCAGTTCACATCCTGCTGTCCCGGCTGGGTCAAGTTCTGCGAGACTTTTTATCCGGAAATCCTGCCGCACATGTCCACCTGCAAGTCGCCCATCGCCATGCTCGGCCCCCTGGCCAAGACGTACGGCGCCCAGCAGGCCAAGGTGAATCCCTCAAAGATGTACACCGTGTCCATCATGCCCTGCGTGGCCAAGAAGTATGAGGGAATGAGGGTCGAGATGGCGGCCAGTGGATTCCGGGACATCGATGCCACCATCACCACCAGGGAACTGGCCTACATCATCAGACAGGCCGGGATCGACTTTGCCAACTTGAAGGATGAGGAGCCAGACCCGGTCCTGGGCCAGTCCACCGGCGCGGCGACCATCTTCGGCACCAGCGGCGGGGTCATGGAAGCGGCCTTGCGGTATGCCTACGAGGTTCTCTCCGGTGACAAGCTGAAGGATCCCGAGATCAAGGCCGTGCGCGCCAGCCAGGGCATTGTCGCCGCGGCGGTGGACGTGCCCAACTTCGGCGAGGTCCGGGTGGCCGTGGTCAGCGGATTGGAGAACACCAAGAAGATTTGCGAGGAAGTCAAGGCCGGGAAATCCCCGTATCACTTCATCGAGATCATGACCTGCCCCGGCGGATGCGTGAACGGCGGCGGGCAGCCTTTGGATCCGAACCTGCTGCTGGTCAAGAACTCGTCGAATCTCTTCGCCGACTACCGGAACCGATTCAATCTCAAATCCGTTTAA
- a CDS encoding MotA/TolQ/ExbB proton channel family protein, whose protein sequence is MIEPILNLQRFLDAGGPVLWVILLVAVVLWTLIIERYWHHWRVFPRELSAVRARRSRLPPQERRIARMLLRKDVSELRQGLTRSLTAIRTLIAACPLLGLLGTVTGMIHVFDVIGFSGTGNPRAMAAGVSMATIPTMAGLVVALSGFVFSIRLQRGGEAHAREAEDVLKRDMLEGERKAGVRSQESGVRSQESGVRSKKHLTAVISTVEQ, encoded by the coding sequence ATGATTGAGCCGATTCTCAACCTGCAACGATTTCTGGACGCCGGAGGTCCGGTCTTGTGGGTCATCCTCCTGGTGGCCGTGGTCCTCTGGACCCTGATCATCGAGCGCTACTGGCATCACTGGCGGGTATTTCCCCGGGAACTGTCCGCGGTGCGCGCCCGGCGTTCCAGGTTGCCACCCCAGGAGCGCCGCATCGCCCGGATGTTGCTGCGCAAGGACGTCTCCGAACTGCGCCAGGGCCTGACCCGCTCCCTGACCGCCATCCGCACCCTGATCGCGGCCTGCCCGCTGTTGGGGCTGCTGGGCACGGTCACCGGGATGATCCATGTCTTCGACGTGATCGGCTTCAGCGGCACGGGCAATCCCCGGGCCATGGCCGCGGGCGTGTCCATGGCCACCATCCCGACCATGGCCGGGCTGGTGGTGGCCCTGTCCGGCTTTGTCTTCAGCATCCGCTTGCAACGCGGCGGCGAAGCCCACGCCCGGGAGGCCGAGGATGTGTTGAAGCGGGATATGCTGGAGGGGGAGAGGAAGGCAGGAGTCAGGAGTCAGGAGTCAGGAGTCAGGAGTCAGGAGTCAGGAGTCAGGAGTAAAAAACATTTAACCGCAGTCATTTCAACCGTTGAACAGTGA
- a CDS encoding TonB-dependent receptor plug domain-containing protein produces MKRMIGILVGACALFFAATVTADEGESSKGVALEQVTVTARGIPAPVSGTPGGVGVVDAETIAVTAPVSLTDAAVRLPGVDKSSESAWGGDVNIRGLGRDAVVFLIDGARVNVTTDINGRFGLVNPKDIQRIEVLKGPISALYGSGSIGGVVNIITKKGRFLDAPAWNAETSLGGGSNPGGGDVHQIISYNAPRSWLWGSIGYRDFSDYKDGNGDKVRNSGFEDFSAKLAAGFKWNEYNVTEFQYQHLDGSEIGVPGTGMAPLPVNADVTLAGNNRRLVELSHSFTPEDSLLRESTLQLSYQLIERRVRIDNFTSGAVAWIRPEADHATWSGNWKNVMAFGDHVVVAVVDAWNWHMDSSRVRRTVAGTSISDKPTPETDQTSVGVFAEDDWALSTNWSLNLGARADYVRVANKETEDIAKKTANDASWGGHAGLTWRFAPDWSMTTLAASSYRTPNILERFKNINLVGGVVEVGDPDLDPERSLFFEYGIHHTGRTVRSSGAAFYNQLRDYIVPELIDPSLYRMGNVSKAELYGAELSLEWDFIPSWTVFGNIAYTQGKDKSADEWLRFVAPLNGLFGVTQKMDSGLWWTLEGQWAAKQTRVPRDTEHSDAWITMNARAGYDFTLAGLRHAVVLGVTNIFDETYGNYLATSRGVELREPGLNAYLNWRVMF; encoded by the coding sequence ATGAAACGGATGATCGGCATCCTTGTTGGAGCCTGCGCTCTGTTCTTTGCGGCAACGGTCACGGCGGACGAAGGCGAGTCAAGTAAAGGCGTGGCTCTGGAGCAGGTCACGGTTACGGCGCGCGGCATACCCGCGCCGGTTTCCGGAACACCCGGCGGGGTCGGCGTTGTTGATGCCGAAACCATTGCCGTAACCGCGCCGGTGAGCCTGACGGACGCGGCCGTCCGTCTTCCAGGCGTGGACAAGTCCTCGGAGTCCGCCTGGGGCGGGGACGTCAACATTCGCGGCCTGGGGCGCGACGCCGTGGTCTTTCTGATCGACGGGGCACGGGTCAACGTGACCACGGACATCAACGGACGCTTCGGCTTGGTCAACCCCAAGGACATCCAGCGCATCGAGGTCCTTAAAGGCCCCATCAGCGCCCTGTACGGCTCGGGCTCCATCGGCGGGGTGGTGAACATCATCACCAAGAAAGGCCGGTTCCTGGACGCCCCGGCCTGGAACGCGGAAACCTCCCTGGGCGGCGGTTCCAATCCCGGAGGCGGAGACGTGCACCAGATCATTTCCTACAACGCGCCCAGGTCCTGGCTCTGGGGCTCCATCGGCTACCGGGACTTCTCGGATTACAAGGACGGAAACGGCGACAAGGTCCGCAACAGTGGATTCGAGGACTTTTCCGCCAAGCTGGCCGCGGGATTCAAATGGAACGAGTACAACGTGACCGAATTCCAGTACCAGCACCTGGACGGTTCGGAGATCGGCGTCCCGGGAACGGGCATGGCCCCCCTGCCGGTCAACGCCGACGTGACCCTGGCCGGAAACAATCGTCGGCTCGTGGAACTGAGCCATTCTTTTACCCCGGAAGACTCCCTGCTCCGGGAATCCACCCTGCAACTGTCCTATCAATTGATCGAGCGACGGGTACGCATCGACAATTTCACCTCCGGCGCGGTGGCCTGGATCAGGCCTGAGGCGGACCATGCCACATGGTCCGGGAACTGGAAGAACGTCATGGCCTTTGGCGACCATGTGGTCGTGGCCGTGGTGGACGCCTGGAACTGGCATATGGATTCCAGTCGGGTGCGCAGAACCGTTGCCGGAACGTCCATATCGGACAAGCCGACTCCCGAGACGGACCAAACGTCCGTCGGGGTCTTCGCTGAGGACGATTGGGCACTCAGCACGAACTGGAGCCTGAACCTGGGTGCCCGGGCCGACTATGTGCGCGTCGCCAACAAGGAAACCGAGGATATTGCAAAAAAGACCGCAAACGACGCCAGTTGGGGCGGGCACGCCGGGCTGACCTGGCGTTTCGCCCCGGACTGGTCCATGACCACCCTGGCCGCCAGCAGCTACCGGACCCCGAACATCCTGGAGCGGTTCAAGAACATCAACCTCGTCGGAGGCGTGGTGGAAGTGGGCGATCCGGACCTCGATCCCGAGCGCTCCTTGTTCTTCGAATACGGAATCCACCACACCGGCCGAACCGTGCGTTCCTCGGGCGCTGCGTTTTACAACCAGCTCCGCGACTACATCGTCCCCGAGCTCATCGATCCGAGCCTGTACCGAATGGGCAACGTCTCCAAGGCGGAATTGTACGGCGCTGAACTGTCCCTGGAGTGGGATTTCATCCCGAGTTGGACCGTATTCGGAAACATCGCCTACACCCAGGGCAAGGATAAATCCGCGGACGAATGGCTGCGCTTCGTGGCCCCGCTGAACGGCCTGTTCGGGGTTACGCAGAAGATGGATTCAGGCCTGTGGTGGACCCTGGAAGGCCAGTGGGCCGCGAAACAGACCCGCGTGCCGCGAGACACGGAGCACTCCGACGCCTGGATCACCATGAACGCCAGGGCCGGATACGACTTCACCCTGGCCGGACTGCGGCACGCCGTGGTCCTGGGCGTGACCAACATTTTCGATGAGACATACGGCAACTATTTGGCCACCTCGCGAGGCGTGGAACTGCGCGAGCCGGGACTGAACGCGTATCTGAACTGGCGGGTGATGTTCTGA
- a CDS encoding tetratricopeptide repeat protein, whose translation MSILCVVPTLCPDSVFASQPTVSHAAHQQLSAAQDLLHAEQWAEADVLLEGFLQEFHREPYALALAWQMRGFLFSETDHREKALEAFDKALELDSLDEASRLRVLANTAQILELLGRHDEAVRRMTVWLDQADVIAPEQRVRTAWIYFEAERYEAAARHLKMAIQESLQAGTSPVAEWYDMLLAALHHGGQYAEMIRWLPGIMEQWPTDKRYWQQLAAAHLQLNQERQAAAVLTAGHHKGVFDQPQDILQVARMLRQAEAPFLGAGILEQALNNGRIPPTEDNLNLLADTWVQAREIRKAATTLVRKVEQSEDCATRLRIGRLFAQIEDWSAVAEQMEHATGTRCAEVRPEALLLLGMAAFHQGRLEEARATFAQAKEEPKVRRQAELWLEGIRSGG comes from the coding sequence TTGTCGATACTCTGCGTAGTTCCGACGCTTTGCCCCGACTCCGTCTTCGCCAGCCAACCCACGGTCTCCCATGCCGCGCACCAACAACTCAGCGCGGCTCAGGACCTGCTGCACGCGGAACAATGGGCCGAAGCGGATGTACTCCTGGAGGGATTCCTTCAGGAGTTCCACCGAGAACCCTACGCCCTGGCCCTGGCCTGGCAGATGCGCGGCTTTTTGTTCAGCGAGACCGACCACCGGGAAAAAGCCCTGGAAGCCTTTGACAAGGCCCTGGAGCTGGACAGCCTGGACGAGGCCTCGCGCTTGCGGGTTTTGGCCAACACGGCCCAGATCCTCGAGCTCCTGGGTCGCCACGACGAAGCCGTCCGGCGGATGACCGTATGGCTGGACCAGGCCGACGTCATCGCCCCGGAGCAACGGGTCCGGACGGCCTGGATCTATTTCGAAGCCGAGCGGTACGAGGCGGCGGCCCGCCATCTGAAGATGGCTATCCAGGAATCGCTTCAGGCCGGGACCAGCCCAGTGGCCGAGTGGTACGACATGCTCCTGGCCGCCCTGCACCACGGCGGACAATACGCGGAAATGATCCGTTGGCTGCCCGGAATCATGGAGCAGTGGCCCACGGACAAACGCTACTGGCAACAGCTCGCCGCCGCGCACCTGCAACTGAACCAGGAGCGCCAGGCAGCCGCCGTACTCACCGCCGGTCACCACAAAGGGGTCTTCGATCAGCCCCAGGACATCCTCCAGGTGGCCCGCATGCTCCGCCAGGCCGAAGCCCCTTTCCTTGGAGCCGGAATTCTGGAGCAGGCCCTGAACAACGGCCGCATCCCGCCCACGGAAGACAACCTGAACCTGCTGGCCGACACCTGGGTCCAGGCCCGGGAAATCCGAAAAGCCGCGACCACCCTGGTCCGAAAAGTCGAACAGAGCGAGGACTGCGCCACCCGCCTGCGCATCGGCCGGTTGTTCGCGCAGATCGAGGACTGGAGCGCGGTCGCGGAGCAGATGGAACACGCAACCGGAACCAGGTGCGCGGAAGTCCGGCCCGAAGCCCTGCTCCTGCTGGGCATGGCCGCGTTTCACCAGGGCCGACTTGAGGAAGCCCGGGCGACCTTTGCCCAGGCCAAGGAAGAGCCCAAGGTCCGCCGTCAGGCAGAGTTATGGCTGGAGGGCATCCGCTCCGGGGGATGA
- a CDS encoding DUF3450 domain-containing protein, protein MFIILGFLAGIWSGSAWASERIPRILETEDSILRQAQESQTRVDAMADETLRLVQEYRDLRREQENLAVYNANLEDMVRSQEAEMVSLERQIEDIKVTQREIVPLMLRMLGGLEAFVAADLPFLLDERMARVEGLRALMRRADVDVPEKFRRIMQAYQTEADHGRTIEAFQGELVTDHGPGRSVEFLRIGRLVLAYQTLDRNESGFWEPRNQAWTPLETRHNQSIRQGLRIAARQAAPELIQVPVTVSMPWMEPVASFSPGANDEPGNVPDPEPVAEPDTGTEKQP, encoded by the coding sequence GTGTTTATTATTCTCGGATTCCTGGCGGGTATCTGGTCCGGGTCGGCTTGGGCTTCGGAGCGAATCCCGAGAATCCTCGAAACCGAGGATTCCATCCTGCGCCAGGCTCAGGAATCCCAGACCCGGGTGGACGCCATGGCCGATGAGACCCTCAGGTTGGTCCAGGAGTACCGCGACCTGCGGCGCGAGCAGGAGAATCTGGCCGTGTACAACGCCAACCTGGAGGACATGGTCCGGTCCCAGGAGGCTGAGATGGTTTCGCTGGAGCGCCAGATCGAGGACATCAAGGTCACCCAGCGGGAGATCGTGCCCTTGATGCTGCGCATGCTGGGCGGACTGGAGGCCTTCGTGGCCGCGGACCTGCCGTTTCTCCTGGATGAGCGGATGGCCCGGGTGGAGGGGTTGCGGGCCTTGATGCGTCGGGCTGACGTGGACGTTCCGGAAAAGTTTCGCCGGATCATGCAGGCTTATCAGACCGAGGCCGACCACGGCAGGACCATCGAAGCCTTTCAGGGCGAGCTGGTCACGGATCACGGGCCCGGGCGCAGCGTCGAGTTCCTGCGCATCGGTCGGCTGGTCCTGGCCTACCAGACCCTGGACAGAAACGAGAGCGGTTTCTGGGAGCCTCGGAACCAAGCCTGGACTCCCCTGGAGACCCGCCACAATCAGTCCATCCGCCAGGGCCTGCGCATCGCGGCCCGGCAGGCTGCTCCGGAACTGATCCAGGTGCCGGTTACCGTCTCCATGCCGTGGATGGAGCCGGTTGCGTCGTTTTCTCCAGGAGCAAACGACGAACCCGGCAACGTGCCTGATCCGGAGCCCGTGGCCGAGCCGGACACCGGAACGGAGAAACAGCCATGA
- a CDS encoding tetratricopeptide repeat protein, translating into MKPIVWLLIALSLALLASLPVMAQDPCHQPPRNLIRFGERFLAMGRVDAAIARFSSVIDCHPGTSYAAEAHSDRGVAYARQGDLDKAMGEYEAALAINEYPLARFNMGKACMEVFQASGDQDMRDRALREFRLFSDYLRNGSNFPDVIGFQKDEIVEYVREAIESLEY; encoded by the coding sequence ATGAAACCCATCGTCTGGTTGCTCATCGCCCTGTCGCTTGCCTTGTTGGCCTCTCTTCCCGTCATGGCCCAGGATCCGTGCCACCAACCGCCCCGCAACCTGATTCGCTTCGGGGAACGCTTTTTGGCCATGGGCCGAGTTGACGCCGCCATTGCCCGCTTTTCCAGCGTCATCGACTGTCACCCCGGGACGTCCTATGCCGCCGAGGCCCACAGCGACCGGGGCGTGGCCTATGCCAGACAAGGCGATCTGGACAAGGCCATGGGTGAATACGAAGCAGCTCTGGCCATCAACGAATACCCTCTGGCCCGCTTCAACATGGGCAAGGCCTGCATGGAGGTGTTCCAGGCATCCGGCGACCAGGACATGCGAGACAGGGCGCTTCGTGAGTTCCGACTTTTTTCGGACTATTTGCGCAACGGCTCGAACTTTCCGGATGTGATCGGCTTTCAGAAGGATGAGATCGTGGAGTATGTGCGAGAGGCCATTGAATCTTTAGAATACTGA